The following are from one region of the Oncorhynchus masou masou isolate Uvic2021 chromosome 24, UVic_Omas_1.1, whole genome shotgun sequence genome:
- the LOC135511709 gene encoding neurturin-like: MKLWKCAAIALTLCGAALSLFLTRIMVPTPPHHIPSWYTSSSRTSLSSNSSLIGGRHRKARSVEGVGNILTEFMHMFQSFTEGELKQMIGTLVEKKARQEARQEARQSKRTKRAKKASKPCSLREVEVTVSELGLGYHSDETLLFRYCSGNCKASRRNYDVILKKWTRKGISKRERSPCCRPKEYDDISFLDNNNRYKTLHNFSALACGCV, encoded by the exons ATGAAGTTATGGAAGTGCGCCGCCATCGCCTTGACTCTCTGTGGAGCAGCACTGTCCCTCTTCCTCACTCGAATCATGGTTCCCACGCCGCCGCATCACATCCCCTCCTGGTACACGTCTTCGTCGCGGACGTCCTTGTCCTCCAACTCCTCCCTGATCGGCGGCCGTCATCGCAAAGCGCGGTCGGTGGAAGGCGTTGGCAACATTTTGACAGAAT TCATGCACATGTTCCAGAGCTTCACAGAGGGGGAGCTGAAGCAGATGATTGGGACTCTGGTGGAGAAGAAGGCACGGCAGGAGGCCAGGCAGGAGGCCAGGCAGAGCAAAAGGACTAAACGGGCTAAGAAAGCATCAAAGCCATGTTCCCTGCGGGAGGTGGAAGTGACTGTCAGTGAGCTGGGTCTGGGCTACCACAGTGATGAAACGCTGCTCTTCAGGTACTGCAGTGGGAACTGTAAAGCTAGCCGACGCAACTACGACGTCATACTGAAGAAATGGACGAGGAAAGGCATCTCGAAGAGGGAGAGGAGCCCGTGCTGCCGGCCCAAGGAGTACGATGACATTTCCTTCCTGGACAACAATAACAGATACAAGACGCTCCATAACTTTTCTGCTCTGGCCTGTGGCTGTGTATAA